The genomic DNA CCAAGAAAGTGAAAGAGAACAAGATCCTGATCTTCATGAAAGGGACCCCGACTTTCCCCCAATGCGGCTTTTCGGCGGCGGTCATCGACGTGTTCAACCGGCTCGGCGCGCCTTACCAAACGGTCAACGTCCTGGAAGACCCCGAGATCCGCGACGGCGTGAAGGCTTTTTCGAACTGGCCGACCATTCCCCAAATCTACATCGACGGAAAATTCATCGGCGGCTGCGATATCGTCCGCGAGATGTATATGCGGGGCGAGCTTCAACCGCTGGTCGAAAGCGCCACCAAGCAAGCCTGATGGAAACCACTCAACGCCTCTTCAGCGAGCTCGGCCTCTCCGAACCCCTTCTCGACAGCTTGGAGAAGGCCGGTTACCGCCATCCCAGCCCGATTCAAGAAGCCGCCATCCCGGTGGCCCTGGCCGACAACGACCTGATCGGCATCGCCCAAACCGGAACCGGCAAGACCTTGGCCTTCGTCCTGCCGCTGCTCGAAAAATTGCAGGGCATCCCGGGAACCCAAGCGGTGATCCTCTGCCCAACCCGCGAGATCGCGCTCCAAACCCATCACTCCATCGAAAAGATCGGCAAGCCGCTCAAGGTCCACTCGGTGGCGATCATCGGCGGCAAGCCGATTCGGGCCCAGGCCAACGCTTTGAAGCAAAAGCCCTCGATCCTCGTCGCCACTCCCGGCCGGCTCTGCGACCACATGGAACGGCGCAACGTCGACTTGGGCCACATCGGCTACTTGGTGATGGACGAAGCCGACCACATGCTCGACCTGGGCTTCCTGCCCCAGATCCGGCGCATCCTCCGGGTCCTGCCCAAGGACCGTCAGACCCTGATGTTCAGCGCCACCATGCCCTCGCAGATCACCCAGCTGGCCAACCAGTACCTCAACAGCCCCCAGCGGGTCGAGATCGCCCGTCCCGGCACCGCGGCCGAGGGCATCGAGCACGCGCTTTACGTGGTCGAGCCCCAATACAAGCGCGAGGCGATCCTCCGGATCTTGCGCGAGGAAAAAGAATCAACCCTGGTCTTCACCCGCACCAAGCTCGACGCCGACTGGTTGAGCCGCCTGCTTCAGAAGGAAGGCCATTCGGTCGAGGCCATCCACTCCGACCGCAGCCAGGGCGAGCGGATTCAGGCCTTGGAAGGCTTCAAGCAGGGGCAATGCCAGATCCTGGTCGCCACCGACATCGTGGCCCGGGGCATCGACGTCAAGGGCATCGCCCACGTCGTCAACTACGACATCCCCCAGAGTCCCGAGGACTACGTCCATCGCAGCGGCCGAACCGCCCGGATGAACGCCACCGGCATGGCTTCCACCCTGGCGACCTGGGTCGAGATGCATTTCGTCGAGCAGATCGAAAAGCTGCTCGGCTTTCAACTGCCGCGCAAGCAGGTCGCCGGACTTCCGGCCTTCGAAGAGACGCCGGCCATCCCGGTCACGCCCTTCGGCCGCGTCGGCACCCGCGGCAAGCGGGTACGTCTACGCTAATGGAGGATCTGCTCCAACTCTGCGCGCTCGTCCGTGAGCGCCATTCCCGCTCGACCTCGGCTTTGCCGGTCCACCGGCGGCTGAAGTCCGATCCGGAGCTGCGGGAATCGGCCCGCCGGCTCAGCGCCGCTCTCTCGGCCTGTCGCGAGATCCATGCTCCCTCGGCCTCGCCGCCCCTGCCGGCCGACCGATCCTTCCGCGCCGTCACTTGGAATTTAGAGCGGGGCAAGAATTTTCCGGCCATCCTGAAAGTTTTGCGCGAGCACGCCGAGCTGGCCGAGGCCGATTTCTACCTGTTCACCGAGGTCGATTGGGGAATGGCTCGCTCCGGCAACCGGAACGTCGCGGCCGAGCTGGCCGAAGGCTTGGGATATTTCGGCTACTTCGTTCCCTCCTATTACAATTTCACCTTGGGCCACGGCTTGGAGCGCGACACCAGCGGCGAAAATCGCCACGGCCTTCACGGCAAGGCCCTGCTCTCGCGCTATCGGCTGAGCGGCCTCCGCTCGGTGGCCCTGCCCAATCCCTTCGACAAGCTCAAGTCGAGGGAAGCCCGGCTCGGCC from bacterium includes the following:
- the grxD gene encoding Grx4 family monothiol glutaredoxin; its protein translation is MSDVQQEIAKKVKENKILIFMKGTPTFPQCGFSAAVIDVFNRLGAPYQTVNVLEDPEIRDGVKAFSNWPTIPQIYIDGKFIGGCDIVREMYMRGELQPLVESATKQA
- a CDS encoding DEAD/DEAH box helicase, whose translation is METTQRLFSELGLSEPLLDSLEKAGYRHPSPIQEAAIPVALADNDLIGIAQTGTGKTLAFVLPLLEKLQGIPGTQAVILCPTREIALQTHHSIEKIGKPLKVHSVAIIGGKPIRAQANALKQKPSILVATPGRLCDHMERRNVDLGHIGYLVMDEADHMLDLGFLPQIRRILRVLPKDRQTLMFSATMPSQITQLANQYLNSPQRVEIARPGTAAEGIEHALYVVEPQYKREAILRILREEKESTLVFTRTKLDADWLSRLLQKEGHSVEAIHSDRSQGERIQALEGFKQGQCQILVATDIVARGIDVKGIAHVVNYDIPQSPEDYVHRSGRTARMNATGMASTLATWVEMHFVEQIEKLLGFQLPRKQVAGLPAFEETPAIPVTPFGRVGTRGKRVRLR